The Tachysurus fulvidraco isolate hzauxx_2018 chromosome 19, HZAU_PFXX_2.0, whole genome shotgun sequence genomic sequence CGGCACCCAGCCAGGCAGGCAGAGACGTACGTGAGACCGTTCTCACCACACACCGGGTCCCATTCGGTCTCAGAGCAGCGACAGTGTGCATTACAGCTCACAAAGAGAGAGCTATGCTCCATGGAGATATCCTCTGTcctgtttattacacacataagagtttattatcattaatgcACTTTGTATACACTATGCATTGTTGTAGCATGAGCTTTGGTCAGTGTATTAACACAAAATATTCCTTCAGCACAGTTATACAATGAGTTTAAAGGACCAAGCGAAGGAAACTAAATAGATACACATTATTCCATCAATTCAGTGCTGTGCCTGAGACATAATAATATGATGTAAGCATTACACAATTATCAACCAccaacaaacacaatcacaagtTTTAACAGTCCTGAAGACTGCCTCGAGCCAAGAGCACTTTTTCCCCAACTAAATTCACTTTGTAGAACTGATGAGTCCAATAACACAAAGCTAACAGCATGTACTGAGCTGTAACTCAGACTACATACCCGTCATATGACACCGTGATACCGGCCACTCTGGCATTCTCACAGCCCAAGCTGAAGAAGAACAGCGACAGGAAGTAGCCCAACAGAGATGTTCCCAGTGCGAATTTGGCAGCTCCCATGATGCCCAACTTGAACTTCTTCATCACCACTCCTCCTGAGAACATTCCTAAGGCAACAGCTGGGATGTTGATCATTCCTAGACGATAGACAAGCGTTACATAACATTAGGTCGAAGCTCGGACTCCTCACTTCACGACAAAATGATCTACACCTGGTCCATAGGTGAGACAGATAAGAACATTTTCTGATCTGAACTGATGCTGAACCAGAAGCAGCCTCAGCAGCCTCAGCAGCCTCAGCAGCCTCAGCAGCCTCAGCAGCCTCAGCAGCCTCAGCAGCCTCAGCAGCCTCAGCAGCCTCAGGCTGGAACTGGCCAGTAAACTGTGCTGCCAATCACTAATATGGCCTGTCCTATGATTCCAGTAGGTGTCCTGCCTTCACTTCATTCCAGTAGAATGGAAATGGATTTGTTTAAtctaaaagagaaaaagggaaaaatttCAGTTCTTTAATAGTGTTCCAGAGGAACCCTCTTGTCTTTGGTCTTGTCTGCCTTCAGATTGACCACGTTTTTATAAACAGTTTCCACATCATGGTGACAGGAAAACATCTAGATCCAGCAAGCCACCAGACCACAGAAAAGAACCTAAGCTCTGGCAACACTCGGCTCTCGCTTCTACCATAGTCTCCAAAATCCTCCAGCGACTCACTCTATTCCTCCTTCACCTCGACCTAAACCACCCATTCTGCCTCGTCCAGCAGTGCCTCAGCTGTTCCTTTAGCATCATCACACAATGTCTGCTACGTTCTTACAGAACGACCGCAAACCCTCCAAGGTTCCTAGCTGTTTACCGCAATGCTCTCTGACCTTCACACAGTAAACCAGTGCTCAGTTTAATAAGGGTTTCAGAGATGCTGCATGACGAGAACTTACACACACCTCTGAACACTGCATGTTTCCTCACTTCCTTGGAAATCCCAGATAAGCCCAGGAGGTTATTAGTTCCTCCTGTTAGTAGACCCACTACATTTCCAATACATGGTACTTGGGATCCCTCCATGGAATCATGTCTATCCTCTGTTTCTCCTGTAAGGAGACCAAAGCCATGGATGAGTACATCCAGAAGGCTCTCCAATAAGGATCCATCCTTTCATCCGCCAAAACAAGTGCACTCATTCACCTTTaccaaacctttttttaatcttaagaCAGCAAGCAGAGGCCATCCATGCCAGATCTACCAGAAATATCCTCCACGGTACTCCAACAGCCGTGTTTCATCCACAGAATAATTCCATTAAGGTCTCCATCCTGATTACATTATAGCTATTTACATGATTTACAGAGCAGCCTGGGGTGGAACCCGTCATTAGCAGGTGCTACTTTGGGATTGTGTTTCCATCTGGATCAGccatgtctgttttttccccttcttaTCTCTTAGGTTTccatattattataaatacaagAGACAAAACAGTCCTGGTTGAACTTTATGCCACACTGTAGAGACACTAGATGAGGTTAGATTTACTGTCAGaagtgaacacaacacaacagtccAATCCTGTCACTGCGGCTTTGTGCCGCTGGAACAATCAAACCACCAGACGTTTATTTTTCCACCCTTCCTTCTCCTTTCCTGTGTattcattcaattcagttctaatttatttgtatagcggttttaacaatggacgttgtctcaaagcagctttacagaacaaaaggaatattgtacaaaaagttTTATATTGTACAAGTGCAAAGATTCGggataattattatatattaaaatgtgtatgtatttatccccaatgagcaagtctgaggtgacttacAGTAGGTGACtagtaaaggaaggaacctcgagaggaaccagactcaaaggggaacctcatactcatatgggtgacactgggggtgtgattataaactgttataaacaagAGTGAGTGAAATTAtgaataatatcctttctacagtctgacaattgtgtattgattagtaggttgttgtccttaaatTCCACATGGTGTTCGTAACCTCTCTATGAATGTTTGCAgtcttcatcacacagaagacgatcagagctggtacaatgtctggatgcctcgtgaTGGTAggaagagagaagcagtggagaggaattaatgtagctgctgttaataatattaacaagcactgtgcatttggtcagatgtaatagagcacaatattatgggatgtattatgtgtacgcctgactaaagagatgagtttttaatctacatttaaactgggaaagtgtgtctgagccccgaacactatcaggaagactattccaaagtttgggagctaaataagaaaacgctctaccacctttagtagacttagatattctgggaactagcagaagtccttagttttgtgatctcagagagcgtgaaggattgtaacgtgttagaagactagttagatacatgggagctaaaccattaagagccttgtacgtaagtagcagcagtttgtaatcagttctaaacttaacaggtagccagtgtagagatgataaaattggggttaaaggtcatactttcttgtcctagtgagaactctggcagctgtgttttggactaactgtaacctatttattaaagacatgtatgtgtgtgtgtgtgtgtgtgtgtgtatgtgtacatgtgtgtgtatgtgtgtgtctgtatgtgtatgtgtgcgtgtttgtatgtatgtgtgtatgtgtgtgtctgtatgtgtatgtgtatatgtgtgcatatgtgtgtgtatgtgtatatgtgtgtgtatgtgtatatgtgtgtgtatgtgtgtatgtgtgtgtctgtatgtgtatatgtgtgtgtctgtgtatatgtgtgtgtatgtgtatgtgtatatgtgtgtgtatgtgtgtatgtgtgtgtatgtgtgtgtatgtgtatgtgtgtgtctgtgtatatgtgtgtatatgtgtgtgtatgtgtgtatgtgtatatgtgtgtgtatgtgtaggtgtgtgtatgtgtgtatgtgtgtgtatgtgtatgtgtgtatgcgtgtgtgtgtgtgtgtgtgtgtgtgtatgtatgtatgtgtatatgtgtatgtgtgtgtgtgtgtatgtatgtatgtgtatatgtgtgtgtgtgtatatgtatatgtgtatgtgtgtgtgtatgtgtgtgtatatgtgtgtatatgtgtgtatatatatgtgtgtgtgtgtgtgtgtgtgtgtgtgtgtatatgtgtgtgtgtgtgtgtatgtatatatgtgtatgtgtgtgtatatatgtgtatgtgtgtatatatgtgtatgtgtgtatatatgtgtatgtgtgtatgtgtgtatgtatatatgtatatatgtgtgtatgtgtgtgtatatatgtgtgtgtgtgtgtatatgtgtgtgtatgtgtatgtgtatgtaaaaaAGTTTCTGACATGGTTTAACTTGGTTTCATTAGTAATAGTAATTAGTGAGTCTGGTTTAAATCGGTAGTCTGTGGCTAacttatatataataacaatattgtgctgagatggtgtgtgtctgttaaatgTCTCATTACACTTTAACATGTAGTGAAAAGTCTTCCTTAGAAGAGTGAAGCTCACTGTAACAGAATAAAGTGCGGCTTTTGGGATTTACTCATTAAGCGACAAAGGTCTTTCACATGGACCCAACCAAAGCAGTGGATGGTAGTGTGTGGATCTGAACCTATATTTCTGATCAGaacttaaccactgagctaccataaGTAGCTCAACTAGCCTGTACTGATTAACCCACCTCCAGACTGTGTGCTTTGTGTCAGCAGTTTGGGGAAAGCACACATATGGATGTGATATACATTTGGTTGTATAGTGTAGATATTTCCTGTATGATCCAGTACCAGTTATATCCTGAGAGAAGGATTTCCCCGTGTCCCCTGATTATTTAGATATATCCAGCGTATTGGTTTTTTATTCACTCACCCATCAGAAAGTTGGCTTTGGATGCTGACTGCCCGTAATGTTGCTCTATGTACTTTGGTTTATACGTGACCATGCCTATCAAAGAATTAAACTGGATGATTgttacacacaggtacagaatGTAGACAGGGTTCCCCAGCAGTGATCTCAGTGTTggcaaaaaatctgaaaaacaaacacagtgaaaTTTTCGAGTCACAAAACGACTGGAACTGAAACCAACACGGTCAGAAAAAAAGCGTAGGTGAGTACCTTTGGCCATTTCTACAAAGTTGGTAGCCTTGTCTGCCTGGCATTTGTGGTGTACAGCGTGCGAGTCTGTGATGAAGTTGGTCTGCTCGGCAGAGTAATTGGACAGTTGACCCTCTAATGCAGGAAGAGACTTGGGCATGAACCACAAAGGCACAGCTGACAGCAGTGTGATGAAGCCTGCTATGAGGTACCCCAGCCACCAGGCACCCACCCAGCGGGCATCTCCTGGTGTGATTGTAATACCCTCTACAAAACGATAACACTGTCATTAATAAGTGATTACACGGCTATAAAATGTACACGTAATGcacataaacaaatacagagAAAGCATGTTCTGATTGGTTCTGACATTCATTTAGTAGAAATACAAATAGCTggtgtataaatatacagagaTGTGATGGAATTGTTTGCACCATCATGCGGAGAACGCTTCTACTCACCCATGTTGACAAATCCAATGTCCACATATAACTTTGCACAGAGAGATCCAAGCAGGTAGCCGAACACCGGGCCGATGACCGATATTGTCTGAACAAACCCTGAAACACAGCAAGGACAGATAATAAATCACCTCAAAGACTCATTTAGACAGGACTCTCCAAGACTCAAGACCAGGATCAGGCTTCAGATGTTTTCTTTATTGACTAACTCAAACTGTGATGTTTGTTCTTGACTTTTGGGTCTCACTAAATATGGTCTTGGTCTTTATGACCTTAACTGACAGCTGATCCCAAACACAGTTGTCCTGAGTTCTGATAGGCCTTCAAACATGACTGCCACCTACTACTATACCCAGAACACATGAGTACAGACTCTTACAAGCTCAAGTCTTTCAGGTTTACCCATGCAGTTTGTACATCATAGCCTGACCAGAGCCTGACCATAGCCTGACCATAGCCTGACCATAGCCTGACCATAGCCTGACCAGAGCCTGACCAGAGCCTGACCAGAGCCTGACCATAGCCTGACCATAGCCTGACCATAGCCTGACCATAGCCTGACCATAGCCTGTTCACTGACTTGTTTTTGGTCCAAGATGTTGTTTAGATAAAGCTAAACATTCCATACCAATGTAGAAGGCAGCATTGTCCTCCAAAGCATGGTCATCGATGTATGAAATTCCCAAAGGCTGTACCGGAGTTTCACCAATTCCACGCAGGATGTTCCCCAGTAACACATAAATCCACATGGATAACCTGGACTCGTTCTCACAACCTGCTGTACCAAATAAAACCTTCATAAAACAATGAGATAGATCTGCagatgtatatatactgtattgacACATTCAACTCCAGTCCTGATAGGGTGAGTATAAACTGTACCTGTGTTCAACACTGCAGAGGGGTGGGTACCCACAGACGGCATTCTCGGTGGACTGGCTGGACATGGCGTGATGTTATATGTTGAGTTCACCGAAGATCTAACTGAAGTTTCAAACTTATATCTGAATACAAGCAATAAGTTCAGGTGTTTTGGTAAGTCTCTATC encodes the following:
- the slco1c1 gene encoding solute carrier organic anion transporter family member 1C1 isoform X2, with the protein product MARNFIRENGAFLRRMDPPRKASWSPNNGITLRGQRSCCSGLKMFLVALSFAYFSKTLSGSYMKSTITQLERRFDIPSYLIGVIDGSFEIGNLLVIAFVSYFGAKLHRPKIIATGCLLMSLGTFLIALPHFIIGRYKFETSVRSSVNSTYNITPCPASPPRMPSVGTHPSAVLNTGCENESRLSMWIYVLLGNILRGIGETPVQPLGISYIDDHALEDNAAFYIGFVQTISVIGPVFGYLLGSLCAKLYVDIGFVNMEGITITPGDARWVGAWWLGYLIAGFITLLSAVPLWFMPKSLPALEGQLSNYSAEQTNFITDSHAVHHKCQADKATNFVEMAKDFLPTLRSLLGNPVYILYLCVTIIQFNSLIGMVTYKPKYIEQHYGQSASKANFLMGMINIPAVALGMFSGGVVMKKFKLGIMGAAKFALGTSLLGYFLSLFFFSLGCENARVAGITVSYDGTEDISMEHSSLFVSCNAHCRCSETEWDPVCGENGLTYVSACLAGCRMSRGSGVDMMFERCSCVSEGNHTASVGQCRHRENCQRVFPYFLALSVITSFIISLGGTPGYMLLIRCIKPELKSLALGFHTLITRTLAGIPAPIYYGAIIDTTCLKWGHKKCGGKGACRIYNTTAYRIAYLGLTLGLRTASFFLCVLGLLVLQWHVKKQKTRTLTNGNNGTELQALRKEEISNSDQSPRSSDYGPDRETRL
- the slco1c1 gene encoding solute carrier organic anion transporter family member 1C1 isoform X1, whose product is MARNFIRENGAFLRRMDPPRKASWSPNNGITLRGQRSCCSGLKMFLVALSFAYFSKTLSGSYMKSTITQLERRFDIPSYLIGVIDGSFEIGNLLVIAFVSYFGAKLHRPKIIATGCLLMSLGTFLIALPHFIIGRYKFETSVRSSVNSTYNITPCPASPPRMPSVGTHPSAVLNTAGCENESRLSMWIYVLLGNILRGIGETPVQPLGISYIDDHALEDNAAFYIGFVQTISVIGPVFGYLLGSLCAKLYVDIGFVNMEGITITPGDARWVGAWWLGYLIAGFITLLSAVPLWFMPKSLPALEGQLSNYSAEQTNFITDSHAVHHKCQADKATNFVEMAKDFLPTLRSLLGNPVYILYLCVTIIQFNSLIGMVTYKPKYIEQHYGQSASKANFLMGMINIPAVALGMFSGGVVMKKFKLGIMGAAKFALGTSLLGYFLSLFFFSLGCENARVAGITVSYDGTEDISMEHSSLFVSCNAHCRCSETEWDPVCGENGLTYVSACLAGCRMSRGSGVDMMFERCSCVSEGNHTASVGQCRHRENCQRVFPYFLALSVITSFIISLGGTPGYMLLIRCIKPELKSLALGFHTLITRTLAGIPAPIYYGAIIDTTCLKWGHKKCGGKGACRIYNTTAYRIAYLGLTLGLRTASFFLCVLGLLVLQWHVKKQKTRTLTNGNNGTELQALRKEEISNSDQSPRSSDYGPDRETRL
- the slco1c1 gene encoding solute carrier organic anion transporter family member 1C1 isoform X4; its protein translation is MPSVGTHPSAVLNTGCENESRLSMWIYVLLGNILRGIGETPVQPLGISYIDDHALEDNAAFYIGFVQTISVIGPVFGYLLGSLCAKLYVDIGFVNMEGITITPGDARWVGAWWLGYLIAGFITLLSAVPLWFMPKSLPALEGQLSNYSAEQTNFITDSHAVHHKCQADKATNFVEMAKDFLPTLRSLLGNPVYILYLCVTIIQFNSLIGMVTYKPKYIEQHYGQSASKANFLMGMINIPAVALGMFSGGVVMKKFKLGIMGAAKFALGTSLLGYFLSLFFFSLGCENARVAGITVSYDGTEDISMEHSSLFVSCNAHCRCSETEWDPVCGENGLTYVSACLAGCRMSRGSGVDMMFERCSCVSEGNHTASVGQCRHRENCQRVFPYFLALSVITSFIISLGGTPGYMLLIRCIKPELKSLALGFHTLITRTLAGIPAPIYYGAIIDTTCLKWGHKKCGGKGACRIYNTTAYRIAYLGLTLGLRTASFFLCVLGLLVLQWHVKKQKTRTLTNGNNGTELQALRKEEISNSDQSPRSSDYGPDRETRL
- the slco1c1 gene encoding solute carrier organic anion transporter family member 1C1 isoform X3, which gives rise to MPSVGTHPSAVLNTAGCENESRLSMWIYVLLGNILRGIGETPVQPLGISYIDDHALEDNAAFYIGFVQTISVIGPVFGYLLGSLCAKLYVDIGFVNMEGITITPGDARWVGAWWLGYLIAGFITLLSAVPLWFMPKSLPALEGQLSNYSAEQTNFITDSHAVHHKCQADKATNFVEMAKDFLPTLRSLLGNPVYILYLCVTIIQFNSLIGMVTYKPKYIEQHYGQSASKANFLMGMINIPAVALGMFSGGVVMKKFKLGIMGAAKFALGTSLLGYFLSLFFFSLGCENARVAGITVSYDGTEDISMEHSSLFVSCNAHCRCSETEWDPVCGENGLTYVSACLAGCRMSRGSGVDMMFERCSCVSEGNHTASVGQCRHRENCQRVFPYFLALSVITSFIISLGGTPGYMLLIRCIKPELKSLALGFHTLITRTLAGIPAPIYYGAIIDTTCLKWGHKKCGGKGACRIYNTTAYRIAYLGLTLGLRTASFFLCVLGLLVLQWHVKKQKTRTLTNGNNGTELQALRKEEISNSDQSPRSSDYGPDRETRL